The genomic window GGGTAGCTCAGTTGACAAAGACCAACTCCTCACAATGAAGAGGTCAAGAGtgcaactctccttggggcataactatcccaaaaaaaggggggggggggactgcAGAAAATCATATTTTGCATATTAGTCTCCATGTTTTAATTATCTATTCTATTCAAGCAACATTGGTTGGTTCTTTAAAATCAATTAGGAGTAAACCTGTCTACGTTGTGTGAGCTGAATTCTTGGCTTATCGCTTTGTACTAAATCTGTATTTCAGGTCTGTGACCTTTGAAAATTTATCAAGGTTGAGAGACATTGGACGGAAGGAGGGAACTGAACTTGTGAAGAAAAGAAGGTTTTTACGTACAATTTTAGTTTTGATTGGCAATATGTTTCTTTACGCAAGGATTTGTTTTCTGTTTAGGCACAATATATATCTAGTGCATATTAGCACAAAAAAATCACTGTTGGGTCtacattcaatttttattttaaatgtagATTATTTAACAAAACAATGCTGTATATGTGGTTTTTAGACTAGTAGATTATTATATGAATGAATACTGGAAGGCTAAAAGATCTCATATGGCGAAAAAAGACATCAAAGTATATAGCACAGATATGTGCAATTTCTTAAGGGTTTTCCCCCCATTTTTAATTTGTAGTCATCGATCTCTCTGTCCGgtccttctttttttccctttgtttcttgtCTAGGATTGTAGATTCCTTACGTTTGAAGATTTTTCTCTTCTAACAGTTCATTTACGTTTTATGCGATCTGTATGTTTCTTTCTAGATTTAAAGCCATGAACTGGATTCAACGCAAGATCTACATGTACAATGTTACTTTTGGAATGTACATGTTGGATAGGTGGGAGCGTTACTTATTTAGTatccttcaatttgaattttattttcttttatactTGCTCAATTGTGTCTTGTGTTCGGATAGAGAACACCaaaattttgtatttaaatACTCATTAGTTAAATTAAGAACCATTTAAGATTTGAACTCTTTATTATTTCCTCCCTTTCCATTACTGTTTTCCTGGGAATGTATTGTCAACTCTATTGTTTGTCTTTTGTCTTTAACATACATTTGTGATATAGAATGGATTGGGGAATCAGAGCTTATAATTGGTAGCATCTACAGTTGAGGAATATCCTTGAACAGCTGCAGTATAGCTTGGGTCGTAGAAACTTAGGGTTCAAACTTGCAATTCGaagaaagatatatatatatatatatatatattgaagttGGTAATAAAGTTCAGaagcaaaaaaatcaaagaaattggATGAAAGCTACGACTGCTCTACTGCCATTCTGGAAATCCCATGAAGAGTAATAGAAATCAGTAATTAGGGTTTTAATGAGGATTTGGCCATAAATGGGGAAAATGAGGTTTTTGTTTGGGTTCTGTGGCATAGGGTGGTGGAATTGGGTTTGGATTTCTCCAATTGTTTGAATCATTACAAGAAGGTTGCAGATTTATTGTCTGCTATGGGTAGGTTTGGGATGGGGGAAAGTAAGGGGTTCATGAGAGCAGgattggagaagaaaaaaacagcAGAACTGTCAATAGGAAACACCGAGCGGTACAAGGGAAATAGAGGATAGCAGTGCTAAGTTCAAAAACAACATGAGAAGAATGGATTGTGTGTGGACTGAGGATTGGTGTGGACACATAATAGGAGAATAGAAAACACAGAGAGGTAAAGAAGGAACTGCAGAATATTTAAGAGAGTAGGAAAGAAGTACATTTTCAGGACAGTTCTCAGAAATCCACCTTCATATAACTTCCAATTTGTTCACAAGGGGAGAGCAGAAATATGTAACATGATCCAAACTCAACAAGGACCACCTTTTAATAACTCAGAGTTCACTTGAGAAGTTACAAGCTCATAATACTTAAAATCCTAAGTGAAACTAAACCGCTTACATGATTAAGACTCAGGTTAAAGACCCACTCTTTTTGAAAAACACGAAATGGATCCCTCACTCTttttgaaaaacacaaaaaggatccctcaaaatcaaattaaacatGACCACCTAGTTTCTCCAGACATAGGCGTGCTCTTAACCTTGTTTTCCCAGGTCTTGGCTTTCACATGGTCTGAAATATATCAAGCCAATCCTGAAGTCTTGCATCATTTTGagggtttaattttgatttttcataacttaaaagaaaaaaaatcatgcgGTCCTTAGAGAGTTAATCTGACAAAAACGAGAGAATGAAAaatgtttcaagtaaatatgtggacatagttAAAGGTTTGTataatggtgtggtgactaCTGACTATTGTAAGAATTGTGGAGGATCAAATGAGTGAATTCACAATTACAATTGTGTTACATTAAAGATCAGCTTCaacccttatttgtttgcacttagCATAGATGATTTAACTAGTGACATTCAAGATCAGGTTCCTTAGTGCATGTTTATTGTccatgatattgttttggtgggtGAGACAAAAGCAGAGATTAATGCCAAGCTGGAGTTATGGAGGTCAGCCTTGGAATGGAAGGGTTTAAATCAAGTAGAACGAAAAGGGAGTGTATGGTGATGaataatgaggtggtgaaaattgatgagaggaaGATTCCGCAAAGTGGTAATTCATTTATCTGGGCTCAATAGAGggtgatgtttcacagagaattaaactaggatggatgaagtggagaggtgtgtctagagtgttgtgtgatcgacatattcctttaaaacttaaaaggaaaattttataggacagctatacaaccggctatgatgtatggtgtggAATGTTGGACAGTTAAAAAACATTGTATAGATAAACTCAATATAGATGAGATGGATGTgtgcaaaactaggaaggattaagtaaggaatgattaaattatagctgatttgggagtatcTCTGATACATGACAGCtacgagaaagttgtttgaggtggcatgaccatgttcTACGGAGGCCTTTAGATGCTCCAGTACGAAGGATTTATTTGATTCGATTGAAGAAGCCAAAGAAGCTAGGGGcaagacctaaaatgactcaaGGAGAAGTGGTGATGAGAGACATGCATGACTtgggccttgtatcaagtatgactttTAATGTAGCtaattggagggtaaggatcaatgtagctgaccccatttagttttgataaggttgagttgttgtatgaaaaaaataatgcaCAAGATATCTGAGAGATTGTAAATGACTCATTATTTATGGTCACCTACTATTGTCTAAGAATAAAACCttgaaacgttttttttttctttttcttggggtggggtgggggttggtTGGGGATTTGATGTTATTCTGGTTTGAGCTCTTAACTACTGTAGATATATTGGTGATCATCCTGCTATGGTTTGTTTTCTACAATGGATCACGATCTGCAGCTGAGTTTTACAAAAGGTAatattttcctcctttttccctTGTTAGATTCCTTGAGGTCAGTTTACATATTTCCTTTTCAGGTTCTATAGTTACACCATTGATTTCATGAAGATGCTTTCAGTTTAGGATTCTGAAATGCAAATCCATGGGTTTGATGAAGCTTGTATCATTCTATTTGACTTCTGGATTTCCATTGATGCCATGATTTCTGTACTTGGACAAACTCATTAGATCTCATTACAAGTCCATTtgggagatttttatttttcccgtGAATTCACTGTTGTGGTCAGATATAGATGTACATATGTGGTGCTGAATGCTTTAGAATGATTAGAAGAATGAAGTGGGCATTTCTGTATGCATGTTCTTTGCTTAATCAAGTAAGAGAACTTGAGTCCTTGCAAATAATTTCTTTCTGCTCAATTATGACTGATCATTATCCTAGTCAAAGTTCTGTCTTTTCTTAGGACAAGAAATGACCACCCCTGAGCCACAAGTAATTCCAATAAGTCAAAAGCAAACATCTGTGGACCTAAGGATATTGGGTAGTATTGATTGTTGTTATATAtcccattttataaaaaatgaagGTTGATGCTTCTATTTGGAAGTTGAATTTTAAATCAGAAATATAACGAAGCACTGAACTAGGAATGATTATTTAAAACACATAATGGCATAGGCCCTGAAAAGGATTTCGTTATGTAACTGTGTTTGGATTTCTAAATCCTTATTTTGTGGCAGGTGGGAACCAAACAATCTCTATTGTTCGGATGGTATTACAAATTTACATTGATACTAATGTCAACAATGAGCTCTAAAAGTAAATATAGCCATGACCTATTAGTTGGTGTAATTGTCTATTTCCACCATGGTAAAGTAGATGAAATGCTTAGTTTTCTACAGTGCCcatttgaaacaaacacttggATGGTTGAACAGAATCAAGGACAACTGTTTTATGAcgaagtttttcttcaccggTTGGTGAAGTTCACCATTTCATCCTAGGGTTACAAACCATTAATAGGGTTTTAGTACCTTTCCCAAAAATCCCTCTTCATACCCTCATGTGTGCACTTGACACACCCATGGTGAACGGGATTGGCCTTGGGAAAACTTGGTCCAATGTTTCAGTTGATTGCTTGTCTGCAGGAACAATTtagactttctatttttcccatTGAGCTTCCACTTTAAAATTTAATCAGGTTAATCCTCTTTTATGAGCTTCATTTGTATGATTTCATTGCAACTGCTATCTTCCTTTATGTGCCATGGTAACATTGTTTCCTTGTTAAGCAATATTGTGATAGCTAGTGCTTTATCTTCTCGTCTGATAAACCCTTTATTATTTTCAGCTATCTCAAGGTTCAGCTTGGAATCGGCGAGTAATCCTGATTGTTGAAGGTAGAATGGAAGGGtgaattcccccccccccccctctttattGTAGTATCTGGTTTGATCAGGATTCAGTCTTTGGGATTTGTTAATATTTTTTACCACATTGGCAGACTAATAACATGAAGAGAACCGCACCAGGAGACAGTTTTCCCCATTAAAAGTTTCCTGGGAAGTAGCTGTCCTATGTCTGATAGTATTATGAACTTGGATTGCTTCTGTAAGGGCACATTTGGGTAAGCGGGTTTCTgtgtttttggttttgaaaagtCAGCCTTTCAACTTTAAAAGGTatccaataaaattaaaatgtcTAGAATCTCAACCGTTGAAGCACCGGAATGCCactggggtttttcgagcttcTCGGGCTTAAGCTGTAAAGATTTCACACATTGTATTTACTTGGTCGTTGCAGACTTTTAAACCCTAATATCTACCTTCTAAGCTGACCCAAACATGTACAAAGAATGGAGTTTAATTTCATATAACACAAATTAATCTTAATTTTAACATTCAAAAAGTAAAGGAGGTGGTGGACATAAATCCTCCTTCAGTTAAGTCCTATTTAAGTGGTGAGGTTATTCATAGACCGTACTTTGGGTGACCTAGAAGACCTATAGTGGCCTTGGGCCTCTTAAGGGTTGAAGGATGGGAATGACCTTGGGTTGGTGCCATTGCCGTAATGGTCATTGTGATTGTTGGTTAGGTTGATATAGTCTGTATCAATGATGTGACATGTGGCATTGCATGTTGTTGATGGAGCATTCTTGGtataattttgtttttgggtaTGAGATTTTCACACCTTTAGCTAAAATTTGAAACTGCATGTAGACATCTCTTTCAGGACTCATGTTTATAGTGTGAAAATCTTTTGTAGTGATTGCACTTATGTAGTGAGTATCGGGTGATTGAGAGTCTCTTGGGATGCGTATTGAAATGCTTGCAGCCATCAGATATTCATTGTACTTCACCGTTCGTTACAGAGGATGTGGCTTCATGTCTCGAATGACCCCCTTAAAAGTATCTTATATACCCCTCCTTATTTCAGTAATTTCTTGTAATAACCTCCAAGGTTCAAAATTGCACATTTACCGTAGAAGACTAGAAGGAACCCTCCCCCTTTGATTTCAAACATTAGAATCTTTAATCTACCTAACTATAGGGGAAGCCCTATGTTGTgcacttaattttttttgttggaatttgTGCACGTAATTGAGCTACCTTAAAAAGTAATGTGGCAATTTTGAGAATTACGTATCTACAGAAACATATGGATTGCTTACATGTTAAAgtttcaactcaaattcaatcatataccatCATATCTCTTGTTTTTCAATGCTCTCCTTTTGACACTAGGCTTGCTTAGACTAGGTTGAATTTTGATATGAGATTGGGCTCTATCCAGTTTTATCCAGAAAAAAATTGTCCATTTTAATCCACCAAGTGGCAACATTTGTGACAGTTCATACTCTACACATTTGTGTGCACTACGCAAACTAAATGAACATTCTCGtctaaaaaaacagaaaaaggatATATTGTAGTTAGTTGGTGCTGAGTGTAGTAGAGCTCGTGTCCCATTTCACATCTGTCCTCACCCCCTTTGTTTCCTCTAACATTATAACCAAAAATCACCAACTTatcttttctcaaaattatATGTACACAAATCCAGCAAATTCCACAATTTATATATGGTGTAGTATGTAGAGATTGACAAATGAGCCTACAGGAGAGCAAATAGCTTCATATATGAGAAACTTTTTTTGGGCTTCTAACTTAGTGCCAGGAAGCTAGATAGTTGGTCCAAAGGACCTAAGTCTAACAAAGGTCCTCCTAACTCCCACATCTTCCTTTTCTAATTAGAAATAAAACCTTTTCCTTTCCTAATTTTAGTTATAAATGTGGCTTCGTGAACTCCTTGCTCATGTTTGTAGATTGCCACACTTAATCAACTTTATAATTAGGCACCGAATCTGATTCTGACACATAAATCtttttccatcatttttgtacttggaaaaaaagaaagaaagaaagaaagaaagacacTAACATTTTTCATAACCACCCATGAAGCAAAAGATTCAAGAGTCCAGGTAGAAAATATATGCACAGACTAGGTCATATAGCTATGTTACCTATTCCATTTTGGGGAGAGGCGTAAGATGAAAATCAAAAGACTCGAGCTGACCCAGTTACTATTTACTACCTGGGTTCAAAAATTCGTTTCATTTCGTTATTTTGATCAATTCAAAACTACTAAAAATACTGAAACTTCGTTAAAACAAATGTACTTCTGTGTGTTTTGTTTGATTAATTTGAGGGGCTTAATGTGGTCGAAAATTGAAATGACCTAAAATAACGAAATGATTGAGATAATTGATATTTTAACAAAATAGTGTATTTTTTGGACCGAAATAAgtgaaaatttgaaaagaaatacAGAAATATGATCAAAATtatgatttaataaaaaaaaagagaaaaaaaaatcataaaaaacaaTGTGACTCCTACGCCAAGACTTATGGGAGAACAAAATATCTTCCTAGACTTAGATGAAATGTGAAAATCTTACAACTATTGATGCTTTTAGGTGCATGCCACTCATTGATTCCTACATTGATGCGGAAAACCACATTGCTTTTTCCAAAaccccctttaaaaaaaaaatttatcagaGAGTTTTCTAACCATCTGATGGTGATTCCTATTACCACTTTTGTGTCCACACTCACAGAACTGCTTTAGACCCCAGGTGGGGCCACAGTGGACACGTGTCACACATACCAGTGGCCCACTTCCACTTCCGCCACTTTCTATTCCAATTCCAAATCCAAAGCAAACCGTCGAAAGCATTTCGGCCGATTTTTCAGAAACTAAATCTGAAAACTAAACACATCATTTTCTATCGCCGACATAACAACGGGAGGTTGGAGCTGCTACTCTGCAACTGAGGGCAGAcgaaaggaaaataagaagggAGGGAGGAAACCAGTAGAAAACACAAAATGGAATATACAGGTCCGTCACGGCAACCC from Macadamia integrifolia cultivar HAES 741 unplaced genomic scaffold, SCU_Mint_v3 scaffold_7A, whole genome shotgun sequence includes these protein-coding regions:
- the LOC122071744 gene encoding uncharacterized protein LOC122071744; translation: MRCIPIVNIRNDYLNLQDTDTRIKRSRRRPRSVTFENLSRLRDIGRKEGTELVKKRRFKAMNWIQRKIYMYNVTFGMYMLDRWERYLFNILVIILLWFVFYNGSRSAAEFYKSYLKVQLGIGE